The Myxocyprinus asiaticus isolate MX2 ecotype Aquarium Trade chromosome 6, UBuf_Myxa_2, whole genome shotgun sequence region ATGTATTAATTTTGTACACAGTCAAACCTGAAATGAACTGCTTTTACTAATTTATTATCTTTTTTGTTAGTAATCTAAAGGAACAgacttttttttcaaaatgtgaaatactAAATTAAATCTTTATTTAACAATGTGTTATCAGACAGACACTATAGTTTTTTAAGACTCAGTTAAATGTTTTGCagataaattatttttcaaatgtagTCATACACAATTCTTGTTTCTTTATGTTAAACAGTGTCAAATATATACTGTGctcaatgaaaaacaaaagtaaTACCCATACtattaataaatgattaataagTATTCTGATAAGTGGGTTCaggacatacattttttgtcTTCTTTGTCACGGTTTTGGTCTTGTCCTTCACCTTCAACCCTCTCTCGTGATCCGGTGACTGTGTTGAGAGACCTCTCTGAGCTACTTTTAACTGGACAGTTGTTAAAATTTGAGGCGAATTGTAGGGCGGAGTTGACTGGTGACAGGCAGGAGAGCTCTGATAGGTTATTCCCTGTGGGAGGTGGGCAAGAAAAGAGGGGAAACTGCCTTTGGATTGGATATGCCTTAGGAAAAGTGAGGGGTTTGGGGAAGCAGTGGGGTAGCAGAAGGGGATGAGAAATTGACTGCATAGCTGTGAAAAGACAATgcacaaagaaaagcaaaatattaatgttaaaagctggtaacaatttaaagttaaacaaAAGTTATATTTCAGTGTTATTTACTCAAAATAGTGACAATCCATTTTTTGTAATGTTCAGAAGTCAAGACACTTACCCCTGTCAAAAGAAGGGTTGTAGGATGACAGCTGTGAAGAAAAGAGGGAGAAAGGGAGAGAGGCTGTAggctagaaagagagagagagagagagagagagagagagagagagagattattataTGCATAACTCTAGTTCGCAGTTTAATTCAATAATTAATTAAGTACTTTAAAACACTCTCACTCACCTGTGGACAGGTTGGAAGACTTGGATAATTCACTAAGATTAGTTTGCTGAAGTTGAACTTGTAGGTGAAACGTTTCCCTTTGATCTTGTGCAAGATTCGCTTATTATAGTAATACCTGAGAATAAAACATCAAACGAGGGATCAGTCACTTTACACAACCTGAGA contains the following coding sequences:
- the LOC127442743 gene encoding ETS domain-containing transcription factor ERF-like, with product MECNCNSSLGPFSSTYWSRTVLFPDWAYKPAWSPGSRQVQLWHFLLELLGRGEGGAITWGSEWGEFVIRDPERLAKLWGERKGKPHMNYDKLSRALRYYYNKRILHKIKGKRFTYKFNFSKLILVNYPSLPTCPQPTASLPFSLFSSQLSSYNPSFDRGNNLSELSCLSPVNSALQFASNFNNCPVKSSSERSLNTVTGSRERVEGEGQDQNRDKEDKKCMS